The following are encoded in a window of Kitasatospora fiedleri genomic DNA:
- a CDS encoding replication-relaxation family protein — translation MSGRDGSVRPDGLLFYGVSEPDSDVVRLRAFVEVDRGTMGAGRLASKLNTYARYWSTKTLPAGIRAGTIAAEQRRPGAAVGAPVRALPTAAVGPHRHRPGRLRQPGRPTPAARPGPARRQDAPGCSGRRGQPGGPPAVGSDRGNGNRPGPPGAGRATCRGCRCRRWSRARRWS, via the coding sequence ATGTCCGGCCGGGACGGCTCGGTGCGCCCGGACGGCCTGCTGTTCTACGGCGTCAGCGAGCCGGACAGCGACGTGGTGCGGCTGCGGGCGTTCGTGGAGGTCGACCGCGGCACGATGGGTGCCGGGCGGCTGGCGTCGAAGCTGAACACCTATGCCCGCTACTGGTCGACGAAGACGCTCCCGGCCGGAATCCGCGCGGGCACCATCGCGGCCGAGCAAAGGCGGCCGGGTGCCGCTGTGGGAGCGCCGGTACGTGCGCTTCCCACGGCTGCTGTTGGTCCTCACCGGCACCGGCCGGGTCGGCTTCGACAACCGGGTCGACCAACTCCAGCTGCACGCCCAGGACCGGCACGTCGCCAAGATGCTCCAGGCTGTTCCGGCCGCCGCGGCCAGCCTGGAGGACCTCCAGCAGTCGGCTCAGATCGAGGCAACGGAAACCGGCCCGGCCCGCCCGGAGCGGGCCGGGCAACGTGCAGGGGGTGCCGCTGCCGACGGTGGAGCAGGGCGCGGCGATGGAGTTGA
- a CDS encoding FG-GAP repeat domain-containing protein has product MRWADFDGDGRADYVTVNDDGSVRVFLNKGGDGHGGWSDLGQVASGMTSDRARVRFADFDGDGRTDYLVINQDGSVRVFLNKGGDGHGGWNDLGQIASGLTTDPSQVTFADFDGDGHTDYTTIADGGAVNVFLNRGGDGHGGWNDLGQVAGGLTTDRTRLRLADFDGDGRTDYNVINPDGSLTTFLNKGGDGHGG; this is encoded by the coding sequence GTGCGGTGGGCGGACTTCGACGGCGACGGCCGCGCCGACTACGTGACCGTGAACGACGACGGCTCGGTGCGGGTATTCCTGAACAAGGGCGGCGACGGGCACGGGGGTTGGAGTGACCTGGGTCAGGTGGCGTCGGGGATGACCAGTGATCGTGCGCGGGTGCGGTTCGCCGACTTCGACGGCGACGGCCGCACCGACTACCTGGTGATCAACCAGGACGGCTCGGTGCGCGTGTTCCTCAACAAGGGCGGCGACGGGCACGGCGGCTGGAACGACCTCGGCCAGATCGCCTCCGGACTGACCACCGACCCCTCCCAGGTGACGTTCGCGGACTTCGACGGCGACGGCCATACCGACTACACCACCATCGCCGACGGCGGCGCCGTGAACGTCTTCCTCAACCGCGGCGGCGACGGCCACGGCGGCTGGAACGACCTGGGCCAGGTGGCCGGCGGCCTCACCACCGATCGCACCCGCCTGCGCCTGGCAGACTTCGACGGCGACGGCCGCACCGACTACAACGTGATCAACCCCGACGGCTCCCTCACCACCTTCCTTAACAAGGGCGGCGACGGCCACGGCGGCTGA
- a CDS encoding RNA polymerase sigma factor, protein MELSQRARLRAGEQTALGELFDEHAQALYGYALRALGDWAAAEDVVSLTFLEAWRLRGKLREDGESVRPWLFGIATNVLRNTARAGRRHRAAMARLPEREPVPDFAEDLVTRLDDHARLAAVQRALAGLRRGEREVFRLCVWVGLDYAAAAEAVGRVGPGAVGGLRRRRPRRLRDRERRRLGAGIPEQGRRRARGLE, encoded by the coding sequence GTGGAACTGTCGCAACGGGCCCGGCTGCGGGCGGGGGAGCAGACGGCGCTGGGGGAGCTCTTCGACGAGCACGCCCAGGCCCTGTACGGGTACGCGCTGCGGGCGCTGGGTGACTGGGCGGCGGCGGAGGACGTGGTGTCGCTGACCTTCCTGGAGGCGTGGCGGCTGCGCGGGAAACTCCGGGAGGACGGGGAGTCGGTCCGGCCGTGGCTGTTCGGCATCGCCACCAACGTGCTGCGGAACACGGCGCGGGCCGGGCGGCGGCACCGGGCGGCGATGGCCCGGCTACCGGAGCGCGAACCGGTGCCGGACTTCGCCGAGGATCTGGTGACCCGGCTCGACGACCACGCCCGACTCGCGGCGGTGCAGCGGGCGTTGGCCGGGCTGCGGCGCGGCGAACGGGAGGTCTTCCGGCTGTGCGTGTGGGTCGGACTGGACTACGCGGCCGCCGCCGAGGCGGTCGGGCGGGTCGGGCCGGGTGCGGTGGGCGGACTTCGACGGCGACGGCCGCGCCGACTACGTGACCGTGAACGACGACGGCTCGGTGCGGGTATTCCTGAACAAGGGCGGCGACGGGCACGGGGGTTGGAGTGA
- a CDS encoding SAM-dependent methyltransferase codes for MTALGITSPGTTGPARPDSARPDPGVEAGVGRTALLVANARALEARRSEALAVDPFAAHFVRASPGCADWPDDPARVVPGDPVWERLATYFALRTRVLDDHLLAATAAGTRQVVLLGAGLDSRAHRLPWPAGTTVWELDRPEVLRFKQRVLDRLDAAPTAHRRTVPVDLRDDWTGALTAAGLDPSRPVAWLAEGLFLYLPAESELAVATALDGLSAPGSTLAYEIKTGLESPTVRAAPVYADARERLGVDLLALFAPGPRPNTAATLTAHGWTTTVRTPFDHAPASRLRPEPHDALAANRWVTCVKHTGARTVVRLP; via the coding sequence GTGACCGCACTCGGCATCACCAGCCCCGGCACCACCGGCCCCGCCCGCCCCGATTCCGCCCGCCCCGACCCCGGGGTCGAAGCCGGGGTCGGCCGGACCGCTCTGCTGGTCGCCAACGCCCGCGCGCTGGAGGCGCGCCGGAGCGAGGCGCTGGCCGTCGACCCGTTCGCCGCCCACTTCGTCCGCGCCTCGCCCGGCTGCGCCGACTGGCCGGACGACCCGGCCCGGGTGGTCCCGGGCGACCCGGTCTGGGAACGGCTGGCCACCTACTTCGCCCTGCGCACCCGGGTGTTGGACGACCACCTGCTCGCCGCGACCGCCGCCGGCACCCGGCAGGTCGTCCTGCTCGGCGCCGGGCTGGACAGCCGGGCCCACCGACTGCCCTGGCCGGCCGGCACCACCGTGTGGGAGCTGGACCGCCCCGAGGTGCTCCGCTTCAAGCAGCGCGTCCTGGACCGCCTGGACGCGGCCCCCACCGCCCACCGCCGCACCGTCCCGGTCGACCTGCGCGACGACTGGACGGGCGCCCTGACCGCCGCCGGACTCGACCCGTCCCGGCCGGTCGCCTGGCTGGCCGAGGGCCTGTTCCTGTACCTCCCCGCCGAGAGCGAACTCGCCGTCGCCACCGCCCTGGACGGCCTCAGCGCCCCCGGCAGCACCCTCGCCTACGAGATCAAGACCGGCCTGGAGTCCCCCACCGTCCGGGCCGCCCCCGTCTACGCGGACGCCCGCGAACGGCTCGGCGTCGACCTGCTGGCCCTGTTCGCCCCCGGCCCCCGCCCGAACACCGCCGCCACCCTGACCGCCCACGGCTGGACCACCACCGTCCGCACCCCCTTCGACCACGCCCCCGCCTCCCGCCTGCGCCCCGAACCCCACGACGCCCTCGCCGCCAACCGCTGGGTGACCTGCGTCAAGCACACCGGCGCCAGGACGGTGGTCCGGCTCCCCTAG
- a CDS encoding cysteine hydrolase family protein, producing MSAESAGNAAGAEDAAGTEGAAGTEGVAAAVPGARDDRADRADRADRSPDASAGTALVVVDLQNDFCAGEVAAARFPGDPALLARAVEGSVRAVRLAREAGVEVLFVRFLGDPAYQGSAWQRRDARLGKRPKCLEGSWGAEFHGVRPRPEEAVFTKRACFDTFQDPDFEPHLRRRGLRHLVLAGLFTDVCVDSTARTAFQRGFHLTVLRDCTTALHLADADILRFMSRVYGARITDLDRRPFTELTEFPAFPDPTEPAGPTPPAGPAHPAGATGAESEQTGAESEQTGAAAARR from the coding sequence ATGAGCGCGGAGAGCGCCGGGAACGCGGCGGGCGCCGAGGACGCGGCGGGTACCGAGGGCGCGGCGGGTACCGAGGGCGTGGCCGCCGCGGTGCCCGGGGCCCGGGACGACCGGGCCGACCGGGCCGACCGGGCCGACCGGAGCCCGGACGCCTCCGCCGGGACGGCGCTGGTGGTGGTCGACCTCCAGAACGACTTCTGCGCGGGCGAGGTCGCCGCCGCCCGCTTCCCCGGCGACCCCGCGCTGCTGGCCCGGGCCGTCGAGGGCAGCGTCCGCGCGGTGCGGCTGGCCCGGGAGGCGGGCGTCGAAGTGCTGTTCGTCCGCTTCCTCGGCGACCCCGCCTACCAGGGCTCGGCCTGGCAGCGCCGGGACGCCCGGCTCGGCAAGCGGCCCAAGTGCCTGGAGGGCAGCTGGGGCGCCGAGTTCCACGGCGTGCGGCCCCGCCCCGAGGAGGCGGTGTTCACCAAGCGCGCCTGCTTCGACACCTTCCAGGACCCGGACTTCGAACCCCACCTGCGCCGCCGCGGCCTGCGCCACCTCGTCCTGGCGGGCCTGTTCACCGACGTCTGCGTGGACTCCACCGCCCGCACCGCCTTCCAGCGCGGCTTCCACCTCACCGTACTGCGCGACTGCACCACCGCCCTGCACCTGGCGGACGCCGACATCCTGCGCTTCATGAGCCGGGTCTACGGCGCGCGGATCACCGACCTGGACCGCCGACCCTTCACCGAACTCACCGAGTTCCCCGCCTTCCCCGATCCCACCGAGCCCGCCGGGCCCACCCCTCCCGCCGGGCCCGCCCATCCCGCCGGTGCCACCGGCGCCGAGTCGGAGCAGACCGGGGCCGAGTCGGAGCAGACCGGGGCCGCAGCGGCCCGGCGGTGA